The Leguminivora glycinivorella isolate SPB_JAAS2020 chromosome 1, LegGlyc_1.1, whole genome shotgun sequence genome includes a region encoding these proteins:
- the LOC125232302 gene encoding myophilin codes for MPARNKEQEQEVLNWIQAVIGEPLPGGDYEDILKNGIVLCKLANKLSPGSVKKIQEKGTNFQLMENIQRFQAAIKKYGVPEEEIFQTADLFEKRNIPQVTLCLYALGRITQKHPEWTGPQLGPKMADKNERTFTEEQLRAHNAELNLQMGYNKGASQSGHGGFGNTRHM; via the exons ATGCCt GCCAGGAATAAGGAACAAGAACAGGAAGTCCTGAACTGGATTCAGGCGGTTATCGGAGAGCCTCTGCCTGGTGGTGATTACGAGGATATCTTGAAAAATGGCATCGTGCTGTGCAAACTGGCCAATAAACTGTCGCCTGGCTCCGTTAAGAAGATCCAGGAGAAAGGAACCAACTTCCAGCTGATGGAAAACATCCAAAG GTTCCAGGCTGCTATCAAGAAGTACGGAGTCCCTGAGGAAGAAATCTTCCAAACTGCTGATTTGTTCGAGAAGCGTAACATCCCCCAAGTTACTCTCTGCCTGTACGCTCTTGGCAGAATT aCCCAAAAGCACCCTGAATGGACAGGTCCTCAACTCGGTCCCAAAATGGCTGACAAGAATGAGCGTACATTCACCGAAGAACAGCTGCGTGCCCACAACGCTGAGCTGAACCTTCAGATGGGTTACAACAAGGGCGCTTCCCAGTCCGGCCACGGCGGCTTCGGTAACACCCGCCACATGTAA